In one window of Chryseobacterium phocaeense DNA:
- the bioD gene encoding dethiobiotin synthase, which translates to MNKLFITGIGTEVGKTVCSAVLVQYFKADYWKPVQSGDLDNTDSQKIASWTENTRCHPETYRFKLAASPHQSAREENIEINIEDFTLPKTDNKLIAEGAGGLMVPLSDEVFMIDLIEKLELPVALVVRNYLGCINHTLLSVMALQQRKIKLEFLILNGNFPPDTERVITGFINNETGIIRIPEMNQLEKDSITTAAEQLTKKQNL; encoded by the coding sequence ATGAACAAACTATTCATCACCGGTATCGGAACCGAAGTAGGAAAAACCGTGTGCTCAGCTGTTCTGGTGCAGTATTTCAAAGCGGATTACTGGAAACCCGTACAGTCCGGGGATCTTGACAATACCGATAGTCAAAAAATAGCATCATGGACTGAAAACACCAGATGCCATCCTGAAACCTATCGTTTTAAGCTCGCCGCATCACCACATCAGTCGGCGAGAGAAGAAAATATTGAAATAAATATTGAAGATTTTACCCTTCCGAAAACTGATAATAAGCTCATTGCAGAAGGGGCGGGAGGACTTATGGTTCCTCTTTCTGACGAAGTTTTCATGATCGATCTGATTGAAAAACTGGAGCTTCCCGTGGCATTGGTTGTCCGTAATTATTTAGGATGTATCAATCATACCTTGCTTTCTGTCATGGCATTACAGCAAAGAAAAATCAAACTGGAATTCCTGATCCTCAATGGGAACTTCCCTCCGGATACGGAAAGAGTAATCACCGGATTTATCAACAACGAAACCGGGATCATCCGTATTCCTGAAATGAATCAACTTGAAAAAGACAGCATTACAACTGCTGCAGAACAATTAACAAAAAAACAAAATTTATGA
- a CDS encoding PepSY-associated TM helix domain-containing protein, whose translation MNSILRKTAYQLHLWLGLTSGLIVVIMAATGCILAFEKELKHAIHPEKYFVKTVKKEKLPFSVLKLKAEQALPDSLKVSRVEISSDPSRSYAFRSLKMNEEALTYWGTYIHYYRVYVDPYTGKILEVENAKNDFFEIVMDLHRRLLLGEKIGKTITGYSTLILVVMLVSGLLIWYPRKMNKNALKGMFLIKTSAKWKRINYDMHNVLGFYAVIPLLLITFSALIWNFEGFDKWVKKTLNGKAKTEQKAKSIVPAEKLSDAKNILDMVGNRVEKSLADKESALITFPKKEEGTYYAEVTYGNKQYQNEQFNFDQYSGKILKHQNYTDKNIGYGSALRARNYDLHMGSIFGLTGRILYLFAGIIAASLPVTGFIIYLNRKKKKPKKKKVKV comes from the coding sequence ATGAATTCTATACTGAGAAAGACAGCATATCAGTTACATCTATGGCTCGGACTAACGTCCGGGCTTATAGTTGTAATAATGGCAGCAACAGGATGTATTCTGGCATTTGAAAAAGAGCTGAAACATGCCATACACCCTGAAAAATATTTTGTTAAAACCGTTAAAAAAGAAAAACTGCCTTTTTCAGTTCTTAAGTTAAAAGCTGAACAGGCCTTACCGGACAGCCTGAAAGTAAGCAGGGTAGAAATATCCTCCGATCCTTCAAGAAGCTATGCGTTCCGTTCTTTGAAAATGAATGAGGAAGCGTTGACCTATTGGGGAACTTACATCCATTATTACAGGGTATATGTAGATCCTTATACCGGAAAAATCCTTGAAGTGGAAAATGCAAAAAATGATTTTTTTGAGATCGTAATGGATCTTCACCGGAGGCTTTTACTCGGTGAAAAAATCGGCAAAACCATCACCGGATATTCAACTTTGATATTAGTGGTTATGTTGGTTTCCGGACTGCTGATCTGGTATCCCCGCAAAATGAACAAAAATGCACTGAAAGGCATGTTTCTGATCAAAACATCAGCAAAATGGAAAAGAATCAATTATGATATGCACAATGTCCTGGGATTTTATGCGGTTATTCCTCTACTTCTGATTACATTTTCTGCATTGATCTGGAATTTTGAAGGCTTTGACAAATGGGTGAAAAAAACACTCAACGGAAAAGCAAAAACCGAACAGAAAGCCAAAAGTATCGTACCTGCCGAAAAGTTATCAGATGCAAAGAACATTCTGGATATGGTTGGAAACAGAGTGGAGAAAAGCCTGGCAGATAAAGAATCAGCACTTATCACCTTTCCAAAAAAGGAAGAAGGAACCTATTACGCTGAAGTAACCTACGGAAACAAACAGTATCAGAACGAACAGTTCAATTTTGATCAGTATTCGGGAAAGATATTAAAACATCAAAACTATACAGACAAAAATATCGGATATGGAAGTGCATTAAGAGCAAGGAATTATGATCTCCACATGGGAAGTATCTTTGGATTGACGGGCAGAATCCTGTATCTTTTTGCCGGCATAATTGCAGCATCACTTCCTGTTACAGGATTTATTATTTATCTGAACCGGAAAAAGAAGAAACCCAAGAAAAAGAAAGTGAAAGTATAG
- a CDS encoding aminotransferase class I/II-fold pyridoxal phosphate-dependent enzyme, giving the protein MLKRFQEALDQRKETGILRTLKPELTGVDFFSNDYLGLARNEEFQFRLLQLVQENPKLLTGSSGSRLISGNSNTVTEVENYIAAQHHYSEALLFYSGYNANLALFSALPDRHDVIIVDEKIHRSVHDACKMSYAKKIKFRHNDPEDLERILKTQTATCYIAIESLYSMDGDLTPILDIAALAKKYNAALIVDEAHAFGVFGYGLIEKYQLQHHVFAAVITYGKALGVHGAAILCNETVKSYLVNFASPFIYTTSAQDFLWLSIKTGYEFIKQRPELENKLSQNIKIFRNQNIETPSSEISPIQAIIIPDNHQLKALQETLSAKKILTYAVYSPAVKAGTERLRICLHSFNTEGEIVEMAGIIRGFF; this is encoded by the coding sequence ATGCTTAAAAGATTTCAGGAAGCGCTTGATCAAAGAAAAGAAACCGGAATATTAAGAACTTTAAAACCTGAACTAACTGGTGTTGATTTCTTTTCCAACGACTATCTTGGTTTGGCAAGGAATGAAGAATTTCAGTTCAGACTGTTGCAGTTGGTTCAGGAAAACCCGAAACTGCTTACAGGAAGCTCCGGTTCAAGGTTAATCAGTGGAAACAGCAATACGGTGACTGAAGTAGAAAACTATATTGCCGCACAGCATCATTATTCTGAAGCACTTCTTTTTTATTCCGGATACAATGCCAATCTTGCCTTGTTTTCAGCTTTGCCGGACCGTCATGATGTGATTATCGTAGATGAAAAGATCCACCGCTCGGTTCATGATGCTTGTAAGATGTCTTATGCAAAAAAAATAAAATTCAGACATAATGATCCGGAAGATCTGGAACGTATCTTAAAAACACAGACGGCTACATGTTATATCGCCATAGAAAGTCTGTATTCAATGGATGGAGACCTGACACCGATTCTTGATATTGCAGCCTTAGCAAAGAAATACAATGCCGCGCTGATTGTGGATGAAGCTCACGCTTTTGGAGTTTTCGGATATGGATTGATTGAAAAATATCAGTTGCAGCATCATGTTTTCGCAGCGGTAATAACCTATGGTAAGGCTTTAGGCGTGCATGGAGCAGCAATCCTTTGTAATGAAACCGTAAAATCATACCTGGTGAATTTTGCTTCTCCGTTTATCTATACCACATCTGCCCAGGATTTCCTGTGGCTGAGTATCAAAACCGGCTATGAATTTATAAAACAAAGACCTGAATTAGAGAATAAACTTTCTCAAAACATAAAAATATTCAGAAATCAAAACATAGAAACACCTTCATCTGAAATAAGCCCAATACAAGCTATAATAATCCCCGACAATCATCAGCTGAAAGCCCTACAGGAAACGTTATCTGCCAAAAAAATTTTGACCTATGCAGTCTACAGTCCTGCTGTAAAAGCCGGAACTGAAAGACTCAGGATATGCCTTCACAGTTTCAATACGGAGGGAGAGATTGTTGAAATGGCGGGGATTATCAGGGGATTTTTTTGA
- a CDS encoding aminotransferase-like domain-containing protein, with translation MDSPVKIPYQSFIEIDRNSETSIYMQIANQLINAIQRGFLPYGTKLPGTRMFSEVLDIHRNTAVAVYDELSAQGWVESLPNKGTFIIGENQKKPVQVKDFEKNSLQNYPITTGFPFKTSNILDNPFEHSDCEYIFNDGVPDIRLTQIGQHSRFYSSILKRKSNQKMLGHYNHDGSEFFKEHLSRYLNLSRGLPISKNNLLITRSTEMSIYIVSEILLSEGDTVLVGALSYFSVNMIFQKAGVDIVSLPIDEEGIIVENVREICKKQKIRMLYLTPHHHYPTTVALSAQRRLELLDLAHEYGFIILEDDYDYEFHYDKSPILPLASADTHGMVIYIGSFGKSLAPGFRTGFIVAPENLMAEMRKYLGIIDRQGDILMERALGEMIEEGEINRYLKKSLKVYQERRDYFAELLEGHLEKLVKFQKPSGGLAFWLEWNVPINLMQLSRNCSRDNLFIPKTLLYQTKELTAMRLGFGNFNKEEMEKGVGIFAENVKQLLM, from the coding sequence ATGGATAGTCCGGTTAAGATTCCTTATCAAAGTTTTATCGAAATTGACAGAAATTCAGAGACATCAATCTATATGCAGATTGCGAACCAGCTCATCAATGCTATTCAAAGAGGTTTTCTGCCGTACGGGACCAAGCTTCCCGGAACCAGAATGTTCAGTGAAGTCCTGGATATCCACCGGAATACTGCCGTTGCAGTATATGATGAGTTATCGGCACAGGGCTGGGTAGAAAGTCTTCCGAATAAAGGAACTTTTATCATCGGAGAAAATCAGAAGAAGCCTGTCCAGGTGAAGGATTTTGAAAAGAACAGCCTGCAGAATTATCCTATAACCACGGGTTTTCCTTTTAAAACCTCAAATATTTTAGACAACCCTTTTGAACATTCAGACTGTGAATATATTTTCAATGACGGAGTTCCGGACATCAGGTTGACGCAAATCGGCCAGCATTCCAGGTTTTACAGCTCTATTCTTAAACGGAAATCCAACCAGAAAATGCTGGGCCACTATAATCATGACGGAAGTGAATTTTTTAAGGAACATCTTTCCCGTTATCTTAATCTTTCCCGAGGATTGCCTATTTCAAAGAACAATTTGCTTATTACAAGAAGTACGGAGATGAGTATTTATATTGTTTCCGAGATTCTTCTTTCTGAAGGAGATACTGTATTGGTGGGAGCATTAAGCTATTTTTCCGTTAATATGATCTTTCAGAAAGCAGGCGTAGATATTGTGTCTCTCCCTATAGACGAAGAGGGAATTATTGTAGAAAACGTCCGGGAAATCTGTAAGAAACAAAAAATAAGGATGCTGTACCTTACCCCGCATCACCACTATCCTACTACCGTGGCATTAAGCGCCCAGAGAAGGCTCGAACTGCTGGATCTTGCCCATGAATACGGTTTTATAATCCTTGAAGATGATTACGATTATGAATTTCACTATGATAAAAGTCCTATCCTCCCTTTAGCAAGCGCAGATACCCATGGAATGGTAATTTATATCGGGTCTTTTGGTAAATCACTGGCTCCGGGCTTCAGGACGGGTTTTATTGTGGCCCCCGAAAATCTGATGGCAGAAATGAGGAAATACCTCGGAATTATAGACCGGCAGGGCGATATTCTGATGGAAAGGGCTTTGGGAGAAATGATTGAGGAAGGTGAAATCAACCGCTATCTGAAAAAGTCGCTGAAAGTGTATCAGGAAAGACGTGATTATTTTGCAGAGCTCCTTGAAGGGCACCTGGAAAAGCTTGTGAAGTTTCAGAAACCATCGGGAGGTCTTGCTTTCTGGCTGGAATGGAATGTCCCGATTAACCTGATGCAGCTTAGCAGGAATTGTTCCAGAGACAATCTTTTTATTCCGAAAACGCTGCTTTATCAGACGAAGGAGCTTACGGCGATGAGATTGGGATTTGGGAATTTCAATAAGGAAGAAATGGAGAAAGGTGTGGGGATTTTTGCTGAGAATGTGAAACAGCTTTTGATGTAA
- a CDS encoding TonB-dependent receptor, with product MKIFKTPILLLFLIGLPMVVSAQQSERVNGKIMLSEKVPVKNALLRLVNTPYQAKTNNSGEYHFDNVPPGEYTLQVVLNDIELMREQIRIEKDVFEIPAIYTSSVENNVIEGITVYAFSRNKFLDKDSTSIAKMPLKNIENPQFYTSINQQILKEQLIYDVSDAVKNAPGIVKMQGSAGRAGDGSFYYNLRGFPTRISMVDGVPATTNSEIDPADIERIDVIKGPSGTLYGGTVNSFGGLINVTTKKPKDYFGGEASYLLGSYNLNRVTADVYGPITDSRKTLFRLNAAYQYQNGFRDSEFRKSMFVAPTFSYQVNDRLKFNLGAQIYTYEGTNTPIIFLPRTRPFIATTPDQLGYDWKKSYSNNDMSLKAPSINVKAEVNYKISDQWTSQTLLSRNYRKTEGLYQYQFMRGATDNLLERNVQWQNGEGASTSFQQNFNGEFKIGSIKNKVLIGLDYLNQSLNNNLSPIVVFDYIDPRNPTAPIAAPVTGTYGNISRDLALQKIQSSTAPLVRNTASSNMYGAYVSDAVYITDRLVALLSLRFDHYESKGQLDLNTNINTGTFNQNALSPKLGLSYQIIKEHLSAYANYMNGFSNVVPVAQPLADYSGDFKPQRSNQWEAGFKGNLWRNRVNFTVGYYDILVDNMLRVEPITRDGKNYNVTIQDGEQRSKGFEIETTMNPIQGLNIIAGYSHNDSKFVRAAANVEGRRPSSSGPANVFNSWVSYILPIKGLSGLGLGFGVNRVGEQITVDNTTTGQFTFPAYTLVNAAVSLEKERYRLGFKMNNLGNTQYFAGQGVIVAQMPRNFVAEVTLKF from the coding sequence ATGAAAATATTTAAAACCCCTATATTACTTTTATTTCTTATCGGTCTTCCAATGGTTGTTTCTGCGCAGCAGAGTGAACGCGTTAACGGAAAGATTATGCTGTCTGAAAAAGTGCCTGTGAAGAACGCACTTTTAAGATTAGTCAATACACCGTATCAGGCCAAGACCAACAATTCAGGAGAATATCACTTTGATAATGTGCCGCCGGGAGAATATACGCTTCAGGTGGTTTTGAATGATATTGAATTAATGCGGGAGCAGATCCGCATTGAAAAAGATGTCTTTGAAATTCCCGCAATCTATACTTCTTCAGTAGAAAACAACGTCATCGAAGGAATTACGGTATATGCCTTCAGCAGAAACAAATTTCTGGATAAGGACAGTACTTCCATCGCTAAAATGCCGTTGAAAAACATAGAAAACCCTCAGTTCTACACAAGTATCAACCAGCAGATCCTGAAAGAGCAGCTTATTTATGATGTTTCGGATGCGGTAAAAAACGCTCCGGGAATTGTAAAAATGCAGGGAAGCGCGGGTAGAGCAGGAGACGGAAGTTTCTATTATAACTTAAGAGGATTTCCTACCAGAATTTCCATGGTAGACGGAGTTCCAGCTACTACGAATTCTGAAATTGACCCTGCTGATATCGAACGTATCGATGTGATTAAAGGACCTTCCGGAACTCTGTACGGAGGTACGGTGAACTCTTTCGGAGGATTAATCAATGTAACGACCAAAAAACCGAAAGATTATTTCGGAGGGGAGGCTTCATACCTTTTGGGAAGCTATAACCTGAACCGTGTGACAGCTGATGTTTATGGCCCGATCACGGATTCAAGAAAAACATTGTTCCGTTTGAATGCTGCCTATCAGTATCAGAACGGGTTCAGGGATTCTGAGTTCAGAAAATCTATGTTTGTGGCTCCTACATTCAGCTATCAGGTGAATGACCGATTAAAGTTCAATCTTGGGGCACAGATTTATACCTATGAGGGAACGAACACTCCGATCATCTTCCTGCCAAGAACAAGACCGTTCATCGCAACAACCCCTGATCAGCTTGGGTATGACTGGAAAAAATCTTATTCCAATAATGACATGAGTTTAAAGGCTCCTTCCATCAATGTAAAAGCTGAGGTGAATTACAAAATTTCAGATCAGTGGACTTCACAGACTTTACTCTCGAGAAATTACAGAAAAACGGAAGGATTGTACCAGTATCAGTTCATGAGAGGTGCTACTGATAATCTTTTAGAGCGTAATGTACAGTGGCAGAATGGCGAAGGAGCCTCTACCAGCTTTCAGCAGAATTTTAACGGGGAATTCAAAATAGGAAGCATTAAAAATAAAGTGCTTATCGGGTTAGATTATTTAAACCAGTCTTTGAATAATAACCTTTCTCCGATTGTTGTATTCGATTACATTGACCCTAGAAATCCTACTGCGCCAATAGCAGCCCCGGTAACAGGTACATATGGCAATATATCCAGAGATCTGGCATTACAGAAAATTCAAAGTTCTACAGCACCTTTGGTGAGAAATACAGCATCAAGCAATATGTATGGTGCGTATGTTTCTGACGCGGTATATATTACGGACCGTTTGGTTGCTTTGCTAAGTTTACGTTTTGACCATTATGAAAGCAAAGGACAGCTGGATCTGAATACAAATATCAATACAGGCACATTCAATCAGAATGCACTGTCTCCGAAATTAGGTTTATCTTATCAGATCATCAAAGAGCATTTGTCAGCCTATGCCAACTATATGAATGGTTTCAGCAATGTAGTTCCTGTTGCGCAGCCACTTGCAGATTATAGCGGAGATTTCAAACCGCAGAGATCCAATCAGTGGGAAGCAGGATTCAAAGGAAATCTTTGGAGAAACAGAGTGAATTTTACCGTAGGATATTATGATATTCTGGTTGACAATATGTTAAGAGTAGAACCAATAACCCGTGACGGAAAGAACTACAATGTGACGATCCAGGATGGAGAGCAGAGAAGTAAAGGTTTCGAAATTGAAACGACGATGAACCCGATCCAGGGTCTGAACATTATCGCTGGATATTCTCATAACGACAGTAAGTTTGTAAGAGCTGCCGCCAACGTAGAAGGCCGTCGTCCATCGTCTTCAGGTCCTGCCAATGTATTCAATTCATGGGTGAGCTACATACTGCCGATCAAAGGACTTTCGGGTCTTGGTTTAGGCTTTGGGGTGAACCGTGTGGGTGAGCAGATTACTGTAGATAATACAACTACCGGACAGTTTACTTTCCCGGCATATACTTTAGTGAATGCTGCTGTGTCACTTGAAAAAGAAAGATACAGATTAGGATTTAAAATGAATAATTTAGGAAATACCCAGTATTTTGCAGGGCAGGGTGTAATAGTTGCCCAAATGCCTCGTAACTTTGTGGCAGAGGTTACGCTTAAATTTTAA